One stretch of Harmonia axyridis chromosome 1, icHarAxyr1.1, whole genome shotgun sequence DNA includes these proteins:
- the LOC123678927 gene encoding uncharacterized protein LOC123678927: protein MYVLEILFLFATFFLDEIFGHGMMLEPPNRSALWKYYPVDNHKVVPNYNMNQLFCGGFSLQWDRYKGKCGLCGDPYNAPHPQENENTGRYGKFGPVRSYGPGSVVNVKIQLTANHKGKFRYSLCVLHDPSRPESGEECFQPLRLADGRADYDVSVSERVIHNAVKLPDGLRCDRCVLRWEYTAGNNWGYCPDGSGRLGCGAQESYRNCADIRIQ, encoded by the exons ATGTATgttcttgaaatattatttttatttgccaCTTTTTTCCTCGATGAAATTTTTGGACATGGTATGATGTTAGAGCCTCCGAATAGGAGTGCTCTATGGAAATATTATCCGGTGGACAACCATAAAGTGGTGCCAAATTACAATATGAATCAGTTGTTTTGCGGAGGCTTCTCG CTACAATGGGACAGGTACAAGGGCAAATGCGGGTTATGTGGTGATCCCTACAACGCACCTCACCCACAAGAGAACGAGAATACAGGACGCTATGGAAAGTTTGGCCCTGTAAGATCATATGGACCGGGCAGTGTAGTCAATGTGAAAATACAGTTGACTGCAAACCATAAAGGAAAATTCCGCTACAg CCTATGCGTGTTACATGATCCTTCAAGACCAGAGAGTGGGGAAGAGTGCTTCCAACCCTTGAGACTTGCTGATGGCAGAGCCGATTACGATGTTAGTGTATCCGAACGTGTAATCCACAATGCAGTCAAACTTCCTGATGGTCTGAGATGTGACAGATGCGTTTTGAGATGGGAATACACAGCAG GTAATAACTGGGGATATTGTCCAGATGGCAGTGGAAGACTTGGATGTGGTGCTCAAGAAAGTTACAGGAACTGTGCAGATAtaagaattcaataa